The Halanaerobiales bacterium sequence ATTAATGTCTAATCCAGCTATTTCAGGTACTAATTATGCTATTTTAAATTCTATTCTTCAATCTAAAGGTGAAAAAGAGGGATGGCAATATTTTGAAGATTTAAGTAAGAATATCCCTTATTTTTCTAAAAGAGGAAGTGAACCTCACAAAAAAGTATTATTAGGTGAAATTGGAGTTGGAATCACCTATATTAATGGAGGAATTATGGCTTTGCCTGAAGATAATCCTGTTTCTGTAGTCTTTCCTGAAGATGGAATTCCCTGGGTCCCAGGATGTATGGCTATATTTAAAGATGCAGAAAATGTGGATGCAGCACAAAAATTTGTTGATTGGACCCTATCTGAAGAGGGGCAAAAGTATATAAGAGATTTGAATTCTACTATAATGGTTAGAAAAGATATTTCAAAACCTGAAGTTTTAAAAGACTTTCCTTTAGATCAATTACTTGATGTTAATTTTAGTGAATTTGGAAGTAAAAGAGAAATGATAATTGAAAAATGGAATGAAAACATTGTTAAGTAAAACTAAGGTAAAAGAAATTTTTAAAGATAAGGTATCCAGATCATTGGATACCTTTTTTTATCATTTTATATTTTTTATTTTGATACTAGGAGTTTTATTATTTATTCTTTGGCCTAGTATTGCTGTTGTAAAGGAAAGTTTATATATTGATGGCAATCTTAGTTTTGAATTATATAAAAGCCTTT is a genomic window containing:
- a CDS encoding ABC transporter substrate-binding protein, whose product is MLKNNKIIFVLALGLILFLGNVVEAETLTVVGSFSNEDKVFEKFTEKTGIEIESLDMSSGEVLARLKASGGRPMADLWFGGGVDSFIAAKNDDLLEKYKSAHDSYIPAKYKDENHHWYGLYLVITGFITNDQILEEENIDLPTKWSELTENQYKDEVLMSNPAISGTNYAILNSILQSKGEKEGWQYFEDLSKNIPYFSKRGSEPHKKVLLGEIGVGITYINGGIMALPEDNPVSVVFPEDGIPWVPGCMAIFKDAENVDAAQKFVDWTLSEEGQKYIRDLNSTIMVRKDISKPEVLKDFPLDQLLDVNFSEFGSKREMIIEKWNENIVK